In one window of Canis lupus baileyi chromosome 10, mCanLup2.hap1, whole genome shotgun sequence DNA:
- the LOC140640935 gene encoding interferon beta-like, whose protein sequence is MVIGETLPIFIMTSRCILQTTLLLYFSTMALAMSNDLLRSQLSSSSLECQELLLQLNGTTEYCLKDRINFEIPEEIEKSRQFQKEDIILITHEMFQKIFDIFRRNISRTGWNETTVENLLVKLHWQKEHLEIILEDVKEKENFTWDNRTLLHLKKYYLRIVQYLKAKEYSICAWTIVQAEICRNFFFLNILTDYLQN, encoded by the coding sequence ATGGTAATAGGTGAGACTCTTCCCATTTTCATCATGACCAGTAGATGCATCCTCCAAACAACTCTCCTGTTGTATTTCTCCACCATGGCTCTTGCCATGAGCAACGACTTGCTTCGATCCCAGCTAAGCAGCAGCAGTTTGGAGTGTCAGGAGCTCCTATTACAGTTGAATGGAACCACTGAATATTGCCTCAAGGACAGGATAAACTTCGAGATCCCTGAGGAAATCGAGAAATCACGCCAGTTCCAGAAGGAGGACATCATATTGATCACCCATGAGATGTTCCAGAAGATCTTTGATATTTTCAGGAGAAATATCTCTAGAACAGGATGGAATGAGACCACTGTCGAGAACCTTCTTGTGAAGCTCCACTGGCAGAAGGAACATCTGGAGATAATCCTGGAGGAcgtcaaagagaaggaaaacttcacctgGGACAACAGGACTCTTCTGCACCTGAAGAAATATTACTTAAGGATTGTGCAGTACCTGAAGGCCAAGGAGTACAGCATCTGTGCCTGGACAATAGTCCAAGCAGAAATCTGCAGgaactttttcttccttaatataCTTACAGATTATCTCCAGAACTGA